The sequence below is a genomic window from Cicer arietinum cultivar CDC Frontier isolate Library 1 chromosome 6, Cicar.CDCFrontier_v2.0, whole genome shotgun sequence.
TGGGTAACGTTTTGACATTCCAACATAGAGTTAAGTAATGGTAAACTTTGCATCTCAAAATTTGTTGTACATTTTGATTTAGTATAGTCAGATATTatgatatgattttttttagaaaaatacatGATTTGTAGTTTCTATTTAGATCAGTCTATTTGACTGTGTATGAACTTTTggatgctttttttttttttttttgtcaaatatctATGCGTaggatatttaaaaaaaaaaggttatatTCTGTACGTAGAAATGTTTTATGACTAAACGTGAAAATGAATTTCTACCAATAAAATTCATCTATTCTCACAACTATTATTCACATGAATTCCGCCAAAAATGTCAATATACTTTTTTAAGACAAAAGATTTATACTTTTTTAAGACAAAAGATTTTTACTCTGTTTTACAAATACAACTTAGCTTCTCTATTTTACAAGTACAACTTAGCTTAGCCTTtgacaaaaaaactaaaagctTATGTCTCATCTATTATCTGTCATTGACTTCTTTAACTTGGGTCGATACTATCTTGAGATGTATGTTTATGATTTTAGAGTGATCTTAATATCTAATATCCCTTGGGAAAACACAAACCCCAAACAACATACATAATCCtctcaatttaatatttcatcAATTTCAATCCTCTGTATCTGAGAGAGATGATTACAAGAGAGATAGAGAAGATTAAGAGAGATCAAGAAGCCAACCCAaatttatgtaatatttttctcatGGTTATATGATATTATAAGAACGATTTCATTTATAggatttgttatattttatatattgtttatgACATTATACATCCTTGGTATCCTTTATACTCATTAGACACTCACTAAATGGGCAAACATATTATGATAAGTTATCATATTTAAAGCATAAACAAATTCAGTATATTTAAGCATAAACAAACACACTAATAGTAAGTTACATCATAATCCTTCTTTGTACAAGCTTTAAGACTTAGATATGAATTATGATTCGGTTAGAGTGCTTGAGAGTTTTCAGTTCTTTGATGTATTTCAATTTTAGCAGTATAGATACTTGTATATAAGTCTTCAACCTTCATTTTTGTATCAGTCAAGTTTTCACAAACAATTAATCAATAATAGAATGATATATTAAAGTTCATATATTTTCTCTATAAAACATAATGGAATTTATATCCAGAATAACCAACGATATGAACATCAGAGTTAAACAGAAGAAGTGGCCATATGAGCCCTTGGATAAACCGAATCTGGAATCTAATATGTGAGgaaattaatgttattatatgtatgtatagtgaagttgacaaaaaaatcaaccaaaaaGATGATTCGTGAAGAATGTATAGACAAAGAAATTGGCAATAATCCAAGTCAAACAGGAACTGGAATGCCCTTCTTGGCCATACTATCCAAAACATCGTTGAGAGCTTGACATAGGCCAACAATCTGCAAAAGCAAACCATCATTAAGGATTAGGAGATTAAACAGGGCTTATGAACCAGCACAATAATCATGATCAAAGCTGGTAAAATGAGTAACCATGAGTAAATGAGTAAATCAATAGTTGATATTATAACTACCCATAATTAGTTATACATGTGCACATGATATTAACCATTGAATTAATCATCAATAGTTGATATTAAAGTGAATTGCTCGCTTTAGAGGAGCCAAATCCAATCAAAGCTGATGCACTCCACATGCATGGGTGCACAGAAACAAGGATCAAAGTTTTAGTCATTCATACATTTTAAAAACAGGGTTGAATGGACATGCACTGACgatgtaaaatagttttacaccaTCATCCAATGAGAATATTTTATGTTGCCATGCAAGTCTATTGTAACCGTTTTTTAAAACTAACtacaaattttaaagttttggcCATTCATACCTTTTAAAAACGGTTTAATAGACGATGTAAAATAGTTTTCCACCATCATCCAatgagaatattttatattgccATGCATGTCTCTATTGTAACCATGTTACACtgtcatccaatgacaataTTTTATCTTGCCATGCAAGTCTCTATTGTTacagtgttttaaaaataactaccAAATGCTCCATTCTTATTGGATTCCATTCTTATTGATATCATTGTAAAACTAGTTTACACAAACAGCATATCCCCTTTTCTCTTTATTATGAGAAAAAAGGAAATACACCGCCAATGTAAAAGTTTTATACAAATTTTACAGTCCAACAAGATTTTGAGGAAAGGGTAGTTATTTTTAGAAGTTGGTTATTAAACAGGCATACAAGGCAAGATGATGGGTTCCTATTGAACAATTAGACTCCTTAATAATATAGATGTGTTCCATAATATAACACTTAAAATAAAgattgatattaaaataaaatcacgCAAATTTTAAGAAACAGACGTCGAtaccctttttatttatttaatctacTTTTGAGTGGTGCATCTAGAGATATTGGggatattaatgaaaaaattaccTGCTGGTCCCATCGTTGCAACTCTTCAGTGTCATCGTCAAAATGTATGACAGCTTCAACCtgagataaataatttaaaacatgacTGTAACTTTTCAATGTGGTTTACTACAGtgcatagaaaaaaaaaacttgcaaATTGCAATAATGTTTTCCTCTCTCTGTCTCAGAGCAGTCGTGACCTATCTCCCCCTACATCATAACACAAACCCCTTCCTAGTCCCCTCAACAGTTTAATCTAACAAGAAGAATCCTCCAActgataattttatttctatttctttttctttgaagagTACTGAATGGACAAGAGGTTGTAGTAGTTATTAAACATTTATACCTGATCAATAGATCCCTTCATCCTATCCTCATAAATCATTCTTGATGCTATCTTCTCGGCCTGAAAGCAAAATAATTGTGagagaaaaaacaaatcaaatctTACAAATTGTAGAACCATTAATTGAACATAAGAAAAATCACTGCCAGTGCCAGGAGGATTTTTCTCCTCCAAAACCTTCTTGATCAATAATTTACGTAAAATCTATTATCACCATGCTACACCTTTCATTTCAATTGcaaattttctcttatttaaataaatctgATGATTAGATTAAATAAATCCTCACATCAAATAAGGAAAATATGTTCTTTCTACAAGATGCACTGCTATTAATGACTCTTTACTGAAAAATATAAGTGGATAACTGTTGAGATGAAATTACCTTGTGAGGTGGGATTCCCAATAGCGTGCCTAACTCGTCAAAGCTACAAGAGAGGCATACAGACATATTATAAGGCACATAACTAAACAGGGTAAATGTTAAAATGATCAACCcataagaaagaaagaaactGATAATCTGATTTCTGATACCTGATATTAGTATAAAGTTTACTTGCACTCAAAAGATTATGCTCAATCATAGCTCGGTCCAGCACAGTGAAATTGTCTGGAAGAATAGCTTTCTGTGGAAAAGTAAAAGCTGAAACATGCCCATCATGAGTTCCAAAAATATGAAGATACGACACAAACTTTAATAACCTGATGTGGTTTCAATTCTTCTGCAAAAGCATCAATTTCAGGCTTCCGGAGAATTCTTTCCAAATACACCTGATATATAAAGGATCCACATTATATGATCAGTGTGGAAAGTCAAATGAGGCAGACAATGAGGGAAGGAAAAGAGAAGGGGGCCGAGAGAGACCTTCTGCAGTATGGGATAGATCTTCAACTTTGAACACCGCTCATCCTAATCCAAGTCCACAAAAATTAAGGTGAGAAGATTTGACCATTTCACAtttctatattgttttatgATTGAAGCTTTACCTTGTACAATGTGGCGAGAACACGTGAACGTTGAGGTCCTGCGCCTGCCAATATTGTGCAAGTAACGGCAGCAGATAAAGCTTGCCCAAGTGCTTCCTCATTAATTTCCCTGTAATATAAAGTGCATATGTGATAAGTAGCTAACAACCACAGCATTTAAGAGGTAATCAAGGTTGTAAAACTCAACAATAGATGTAACTCGTCATTAGAAAGAGTTAAGTCAATACAAAAAAACGTTTAAGAAAACATCTATCACAGTCTCTAAACACAATTTAACGTATGTATGTAttcaaaatttatgtattttataactGATTCAACCCAATCTAAACTGGCCTCCCCagactaaaatatataaacattgcATCACAATTCATACTTTATGGACAAATTAACAAACCATAAATCACAAGGTACACAAAAAGAGCATAACAAGTTAAAAATTGATGGACAAATTGATAAATCACAAAGTTCAAAATTACTAGGGGATTGTGGGATTAGGTTCCCTTCAATGGAGCTGGATATAACTCAGTAAAGCTAGGATTTAGATCATCAGATTTGGGTTCATTGCCACATTGGCCTACTGAGTCAATGCAAACAAAGAGGGAAAAAGTAACATGCAGGATACATACTCGTCCCCTATTTGCCTTTTCTCAATTTGAGATATATCGTAATATCGTAAGGCAGCTTCCAAAAACTTCCTCTTCAGATCTAAGAT
It includes:
- the LOC101507375 gene encoding COP9 signalosome complex subunit 4, which translates into the protein MESAFASASAITDQRQKIEQYKHILSAVISSNDIVQARKFIDHMLSDDVPLVVSRQLLQSFAEELGRLEPETQKEIAHYTLAQIQPRVVSFEEQVLVIREKLAELYESEEQWSKAAQMLSGIDLDSGMRVIDDSFRLSKCVQIACLYLEDDDAVNAESFINKASFLVSNSVHEVLNLKYKVCYARILDLKRKFLEAALRYYDISQIEKRQIGDEEINEEALGQALSAAVTCTILAGAGPQRSRVLATLYKDERCSKLKIYPILQKVYLERILRKPEIDAFAEELKPHQKAILPDNFTVLDRAMIEHNLLSASKLYTNISFDELGTLLGIPPHKAEKIASRMIYEDRMKGSIDQVEAVIHFDDDTEELQRWDQQIVGLCQALNDVLDSMAKKGIPVPV